One stretch of Saccharopolyspora erythraea DNA includes these proteins:
- a CDS encoding MerR family transcriptional regulator, which translates to MAHSTPDLSIGQVSERTGLSIDSLRFYEREGLLVSPVRRGSTGRRRYDERDVEWLVYCTKFRASGMPLATIRRFAELVRHGAGTEEDRLALLRRHREELVARITELTGCLDVIDHKIGVYEEHFERGAAHELWNTVVPAESAPSPGISA; encoded by the coding sequence ATGGCGCACTCCACACCGGACCTGAGCATCGGACAGGTCTCCGAACGCACCGGTCTCAGCATCGACTCGTTGCGGTTCTACGAACGCGAGGGACTGCTCGTGAGCCCGGTGCGGCGCGGGTCCACCGGCAGGCGCCGCTACGACGAGCGGGACGTGGAATGGCTGGTCTACTGCACGAAGTTCCGCGCATCGGGCATGCCGCTGGCCACGATCCGGCGCTTCGCCGAGCTCGTCCGCCACGGTGCCGGCACCGAGGAGGACCGCCTCGCGCTGCTGCGCAGGCACCGGGAGGAGCTGGTCGCCAGGATCACCGAGCTGACCGGCTGCCTCGACGTGATCGACCACAAGATCGGCGTCTACGAGGAGCACTTCGAGCGGGGAGCGGCGCACGAGCTCTGGAACACCGTGGTGCCTGCGGAAAGCGCGCCGTCCCCGGGGATCAGTGCTTGA
- a CDS encoding thiamine pyrophosphate-dependent enzyme, translating into MNGREPIDEHFLNTVSGLPAGTPSAEVDAGRLLALFDSQAGSRHLDFAARQLGSRKLGYYSIGSSGHESNAAVADALRPTDPALLHYRSGGFYVHRASQIPGHDPLRDVMLGVVASADEPVSGGRHKVFGHGDLGVIPQTSTIASHLPRAVGLAFSLGRAAQLGVRNEWAPDSVVVCSFGDASANHSTATGAINSALHCAHQDVPMPLLLVCEDNGIGISVRTPRGWIESTYGQRPGLRYFTADGDDPLRCLDIAREAADWVRENRAPALLHLRTVRLMGHAGSDVESGYRARSEIVADYDRDPVLATAKSLVRHGVLTPDEVIARYEAKRDEVARVTEDALTRRKLANAAEVMASIAQDHPEAVERRASASDQDARARAFEGKPPETEGPLTLAQAINRSLADELARDHGVLVFGEDVARKGGVYGVTRGLRKKFGGARVFDTLLDEQSILGTALGAGLAGLLPIPEIQYLAYLHNAADQLRGEAATLGFFSSGRYRNPMVVRIAGYGYQKGFGGHFHNDNSVTALRDLPGVVVASPSRPDDAAAMLRTCVAAAREDGRVCVFLEPIALYHTRDLHEAGDGGWLARYPEPGTGHVPIGRAREHGDGRDLTLVTFGNGVPMSLRVAARLREHGIGARVLDLRWLAPLPADDLLAAARATGRVLVVDETRRSGGVSEAVVTALVEGGFEGSVARVSGEDSFIPLGDAAYHVLLDEETIEQEALRLVKH; encoded by the coding sequence ATGAACGGCCGCGAGCCCATCGACGAGCACTTCCTCAACACCGTCTCCGGGCTGCCCGCCGGGACGCCGTCGGCGGAGGTGGACGCCGGCCGTCTGCTCGCCCTGTTCGACTCCCAGGCCGGCAGCAGGCACCTGGACTTCGCCGCCAGGCAGCTCGGTTCCCGCAAGCTCGGCTACTACAGCATCGGCTCGTCCGGGCACGAGTCCAACGCGGCGGTGGCCGACGCGCTGCGCCCCACCGACCCGGCGTTGCTGCACTACCGCTCGGGCGGTTTCTACGTGCACCGCGCGAGCCAGATCCCCGGGCACGACCCGCTGCGCGACGTGATGCTCGGCGTGGTCGCCTCGGCCGACGAGCCGGTCTCGGGCGGACGGCACAAGGTGTTCGGCCACGGCGACCTCGGCGTAATCCCGCAGACCTCCACCATCGCCTCGCACCTGCCGCGCGCGGTGGGCCTGGCGTTCTCCCTCGGCCGCGCCGCCCAGCTCGGCGTGCGCAACGAGTGGGCACCGGACTCGGTGGTGGTGTGCAGCTTCGGGGACGCTTCGGCGAACCACTCCACCGCCACCGGAGCGATCAACTCGGCCCTGCACTGCGCGCACCAGGACGTGCCGATGCCGCTGTTGCTGGTGTGCGAGGACAACGGGATCGGCATCAGCGTCCGCACGCCCAGGGGCTGGATCGAGTCCACCTACGGGCAGCGGCCCGGACTGCGCTATTTCACCGCTGACGGTGACGACCCGTTGCGCTGCCTCGACATCGCACGGGAAGCGGCCGACTGGGTGCGGGAGAACCGTGCGCCGGCGTTGCTGCACCTGCGGACGGTCCGCCTGATGGGCCACGCCGGGTCCGATGTGGAGTCCGGCTACCGGGCGCGCAGCGAGATCGTCGCCGACTACGACCGCGATCCGGTGCTGGCGACGGCGAAATCCCTGGTGCGCCACGGGGTTCTGACGCCAGACGAGGTGATCGCCCGCTACGAGGCCAAACGCGATGAGGTCGCGCGGGTCACCGAGGACGCCCTCACCCGTCGCAAGCTCGCCAACGCGGCCGAGGTCATGGCATCCATCGCCCAGGACCACCCGGAAGCCGTCGAGCGGCGGGCGTCCGCGTCCGACCAGGACGCCAGGGCGCGTGCGTTCGAAGGCAAGCCGCCCGAGACCGAGGGGCCGCTGACGCTCGCCCAGGCCATCAACCGCTCGCTGGCCGACGAACTCGCCCGCGACCACGGCGTTCTGGTGTTCGGCGAGGACGTCGCCCGCAAGGGCGGCGTGTACGGCGTGACCCGCGGGCTGCGCAAGAAGTTCGGCGGCGCACGGGTCTTCGACACGCTGCTGGACGAGCAGAGCATCCTCGGCACCGCACTGGGCGCCGGGCTCGCGGGCCTGCTGCCGATCCCGGAGATCCAGTACCTGGCCTACCTGCACAACGCGGCCGACCAGTTGCGCGGGGAGGCCGCCACCCTGGGCTTCTTCTCCAGCGGCCGCTACCGCAACCCGATGGTCGTGCGCATCGCGGGCTACGGCTACCAGAAGGGCTTCGGCGGCCACTTCCACAACGACAACAGCGTGACCGCGCTGCGGGACCTGCCGGGTGTGGTCGTGGCCTCGCCGTCACGCCCCGACGACGCCGCCGCGATGCTGCGCACGTGCGTCGCCGCCGCTCGCGAGGACGGGCGGGTTTGCGTGTTCCTGGAACCGATCGCGCTGTACCACACCCGCGACCTGCACGAGGCCGGCGACGGCGGCTGGCTCGCGCGGTATCCGGAGCCTGGGACCGGGCACGTACCGATCGGCCGGGCCCGCGAGCACGGCGACGGCCGGGACCTCACGCTGGTCACCTTCGGCAACGGGGTGCCGATGAGCCTGCGGGTCGCGGCACGGCTTCGCGAGCACGGGATCGGTGCCCGCGTCCTGGATCTGCGCTGGCTGGCTCCCCTACCCGCCGACGACCTGCTCGCGGCGGCGAGGGCGACCGGCAGGGTGCTGGTGGTCGACGAGACCCGGCGCTCGGGCGGGGTGTCCGAAGCGGTGGTGACCGCGCTGGTCGAGGGCGGCTTCGAGGGCTCAGTCGCGCGGGTCTCGGGCGAGGACAGCTTCATCCCGCTCGGCGACGCCGCCTACCACGTGCTGCTGGACGAGGAGACCATCGAGCAGGAGGCGCTGCGCCTGGTCAAGCACTGA
- a CDS encoding LysR family transcriptional regulator: MLNPIHLRTLQECVRTGSFAEAGRVLGYTASAVSQQMVLLERAIGASLFERSARSARSTGLAIRLADRSRDALGALDALEREVHAMVVGDEGSLRLASFATANARVLPDVLAAVVAQRPNAEVQLDEGEPDEVLDGVLDGVVDAAVVFEYDLDPRQWPVELCVTELMAEPLRLALPDSHPLAGSPEVDLRELSDEAWICTRQDTAGARSLVRLAAAAGFVPRIIFRSNDYAVVRDLVARGLGVAVLPAMALGDDHVRFSRIAGWQPHRRVRTLHRKQNTNPLLPIALEYLARSCAALAESWHAGEQRQPIRAEAP; this comes from the coding sequence ATGCTCAACCCGATCCACCTGAGGACCCTCCAGGAGTGCGTGCGCACCGGCTCGTTCGCCGAAGCGGGCCGGGTCCTCGGCTACACCGCCTCCGCCGTCTCGCAGCAGATGGTGCTGCTCGAACGCGCCATCGGCGCGTCGCTGTTCGAGCGCTCGGCCCGCAGCGCGCGCAGCACCGGGCTGGCGATCCGGCTGGCCGACCGCAGCAGGGACGCCCTCGGCGCGCTGGACGCGCTGGAGCGCGAGGTCCACGCGATGGTCGTCGGCGACGAGGGCAGCCTGCGGCTGGCCAGCTTCGCCACGGCCAACGCGCGGGTGCTGCCGGACGTGCTGGCCGCGGTGGTCGCGCAGCGGCCCAACGCCGAGGTGCAGCTCGACGAGGGCGAGCCGGACGAGGTCCTCGACGGGGTGCTCGACGGCGTCGTCGACGCGGCGGTGGTCTTCGAGTACGACCTGGACCCACGGCAGTGGCCGGTGGAGCTGTGCGTCACCGAGCTGATGGCCGAGCCGCTGCGGCTGGCGCTGCCGGACTCCCACCCGCTGGCCGGGTCACCGGAGGTCGACCTGCGCGAGCTGTCCGACGAGGCGTGGATCTGCACCCGCCAGGACACCGCCGGCGCCCGCTCGCTGGTGCGGCTGGCCGCGGCCGCGGGCTTCGTGCCGCGCATCATCTTCCGCAGCAACGACTACGCCGTCGTCCGGGACCTGGTCGCCCGCGGGCTCGGCGTCGCCGTCCTGCCCGCCATGGCGCTCGGTGACGACCACGTGCGCTTCAGCCGGATCGCCGGGTGGCAACCGCACCGCAGGGTGCGCACCCTGCACCGCAAGCAGAACACCAACCCGCTGCTGCCCATCGCGCTGGAGTACCTGGCCAGGTCGTGCGCGGCGCTGGCCGAGAGCTGGCACGCCGGTGAGCAGCGGCAGCCGATCCGAGCGGAGGCGCCATGA
- a CDS encoding SDR family NAD(P)-dependent oxidoreductase — MTTTSQHKIGSGFGASSTAADVLAGADLSGKLAIVTGGYSGIGLETTRALAGAGAQVVVPARRRATAAEATAGIDRVELDTVELDDLGSVRAFAERFLESGRDIDILIGGAGVMACPETRVGPGWEGHFAINHLGHHALVNLLWPALARGGARVVAVSSAGHQISGIRWDDVHFERGYDKWLAYAQSKTANALFAARLDVLGRDAGVRSFSLHPGAILTPLQRHLRRSEMVANGWVDADGNLVADGFKTPEQGAATQVWAATSPRLEGMGGAYCEDCDIAEPTESTAMVAGVRDYATDPEQAARLWSLSAELTGVDAFAGIR, encoded by the coding sequence ATGACAACGACATCGCAGCACAAGATCGGCTCCGGCTTCGGCGCTTCGAGCACGGCCGCCGACGTCCTGGCCGGAGCCGACCTCTCCGGCAAGCTCGCCATCGTCACCGGCGGCTACTCGGGGATCGGGCTGGAGACCACCCGCGCGCTGGCCGGGGCCGGAGCGCAGGTCGTCGTTCCCGCCCGGCGACGCGCGACCGCGGCCGAGGCGACCGCGGGCATCGACCGCGTCGAGCTGGACACCGTGGAACTCGACGACCTCGGCAGCGTCCGCGCGTTCGCCGAGCGCTTCCTCGAATCCGGCCGCGACATCGACATCCTGATCGGCGGCGCCGGTGTGATGGCCTGCCCCGAGACCCGGGTCGGGCCGGGCTGGGAGGGGCACTTCGCGATCAACCACCTCGGGCACCACGCCCTGGTGAACCTGCTGTGGCCGGCACTCGCCCGCGGCGGCGCCCGCGTCGTCGCGGTGTCCTCCGCCGGGCACCAGATCTCCGGAATCCGGTGGGACGACGTGCACTTCGAGCGCGGCTACGACAAGTGGCTCGCCTACGCCCAGTCGAAGACGGCGAACGCCCTGTTCGCCGCCCGTCTCGACGTGCTCGGCCGGGACGCTGGAGTGCGTTCGTTCTCGCTGCACCCCGGCGCCATCCTGACTCCGCTGCAACGGCATCTGCGCCGGTCGGAGATGGTCGCCAACGGCTGGGTCGACGCGGACGGCAACCTGGTCGCCGACGGGTTCAAGACACCAGAGCAGGGCGCCGCGACCCAGGTTTGGGCCGCGACCTCGCCGCGGTTGGAAGGCATGGGCGGGGCCTACTGCGAGGACTGCGACATCGCCGAACCCACGGAGAGCACTGCCATGGTGGCCGGGGTGCGCGACTACGCGACCGATCCCGAGCAGGCCGCCCGCCTGTGGTCGCTTTCGGCCGAGCTGACGGGCGTCGACGCGTTCGCCGGTATCCGCTGA